A window from Dehalobacter sp. DCA encodes these proteins:
- the queD gene encoding 6-carboxytetrahydropterin synthase QueD, whose amino-acid sequence MYMLKVESGFDSAHFLAGHPGKCRNIHGHSWRVVVEIESETLADEGEARGMIVDFSQLKADLRQLADDYDHALLVEDGTLQKSTLEHLIRDGFRVIEVPFRTTAENFARCFYEALAGKGYQMTRVSVFETPANCAVYEGRR is encoded by the coding sequence ATGTACATGTTGAAGGTGGAAAGCGGTTTTGACAGCGCGCACTTTCTGGCAGGCCATCCAGGCAAGTGCCGGAACATTCATGGCCACAGCTGGCGAGTGGTTGTGGAAATTGAATCTGAAACACTCGCAGATGAAGGAGAAGCCAGGGGTATGATTGTTGATTTTAGCCAGCTGAAAGCGGATCTCAGGCAGCTGGCGGATGACTACGATCATGCCTTGCTTGTGGAAGACGGAACGCTGCAAAAAAGTACGCTGGAACATCTTATTCGGGACGGTTTCCGGGTCATTGAGGTGCCTTTCAGGACAACAGCCGAAAATTTTGCCAGGTGCTTTTACGAGGCTTTGGCCGGTAAAGGATATCAAATGACCAGGGTTAGTGTGTTCGAAACGCCCGCGAATTGCGCGGTCTACGAAGGCAGACGGTGA
- a CDS encoding DUF1653 domain-containing protein, translated as MPKYKHFKGGIYEVLFTAIHSETEEKLVIYKNSEGIIFARPYAMFFENVLVNGELVPRFGEIDSE; from the coding sequence ATGCCAAAATATAAGCATTTTAAAGGCGGAATTTATGAAGTTCTCTTCACCGCCATTCACTCAGAGACCGAAGAAAAATTGGTGATTTATAAAAATTCGGAAGGAATTATTTTTGCACGGCCTTATGCAATGTTCTTTGAAAATGTTCTAGTGAACGGAGAACTTGTCCCCAGATTCGGGGAAATAGATTCGGAATAA
- a CDS encoding putative manganese-dependent inorganic diphosphatase, with protein sequence MDKLVFVTGHKNPDTDSICSAIAYAELKKKLGVNAVPKRLGDINRETEFVLKHFGVEIPEHLFTVKTQVADLNVDQAFPVSSDISIKTAWHLMKKNNIKTIPVIDDHERLLGIVTLSDITNNYMDALDNNTIASTRTTLRNIAETLNATLICGSQEDFETTGKVVVAAVEPDDLHSFVEPGDIVITGNRLDIQLKALEYGTTCLILTCGGDPSQELIEEARSRNIVLLTTPIDTYTTVRLVNQSIPVGAVMTSQNLISFNIDDFIDDIQDKMLKTRYRSYPIVDDNNRIQGFISRYHLISQRKKNVILVDHNEKSQTVNGIEEAEILEIIDHHRLGDIQTASPIFLRNEPVGSTSTIVANMFFEMGIRPSKSIAGILCSAILSDTLKFKSPTSTYVDKMTAEKLAEIAGIDDMDKYANQMFKEGSSLQGKTLKEIFYQDFKDYTFGKYRVGIGQVFTMDREKISEMEDSLIAFMKQLCAEKGYHLLMLFVTDILDQASEVLFSGEEKELISLAFNVDLGENSVCLPGIVSRKKQVVPLISAAVDK encoded by the coding sequence ATGGATAAATTAGTATTTGTCACCGGTCATAAGAATCCGGATACAGATTCCATATGTTCTGCAATTGCCTACGCGGAACTTAAAAAAAAGCTCGGCGTGAATGCTGTGCCCAAAAGGCTCGGCGATATTAACCGGGAAACTGAATTTGTTCTGAAGCATTTCGGCGTCGAAATTCCGGAACATCTTTTTACAGTCAAAACCCAGGTGGCAGATTTAAACGTTGATCAGGCTTTTCCCGTATCATCGGATATTTCAATTAAAACAGCCTGGCACCTTATGAAAAAGAACAATATCAAAACGATTCCCGTTATTGATGATCATGAGCGGCTTTTAGGAATTGTAACCCTATCCGATATTACCAATAATTATATGGATGCCTTGGACAACAACACCATCGCTTCAACGAGAACGACCCTGCGCAATATAGCCGAAACGCTGAATGCGACATTGATCTGCGGTTCCCAAGAAGATTTCGAGACGACCGGCAAGGTTGTGGTTGCTGCTGTTGAACCCGATGACTTGCATTCGTTTGTTGAGCCGGGTGATATTGTGATCACAGGAAACCGGCTGGATATCCAGTTGAAAGCTCTGGAATACGGTACCACCTGCCTGATCCTCACCTGCGGCGGGGATCCGTCACAGGAGCTGATCGAAGAAGCCCGCAGCAGGAATATTGTTTTGTTGACGACTCCGATTGACACCTATACGACCGTAAGACTGGTGAATCAGAGCATACCGGTAGGTGCCGTCATGACCAGCCAGAACCTTATATCGTTTAACATTGATGACTTTATTGATGATATTCAGGATAAAATGTTAAAAACCAGATATCGGAGCTATCCAATTGTTGATGACAATAACCGGATCCAAGGATTTATCTCCAGATATCATCTGATTTCACAGAGAAAGAAAAACGTAATTCTGGTGGATCACAACGAAAAATCCCAGACTGTCAATGGCATTGAAGAGGCAGAAATCCTTGAGATTATCGATCACCATCGACTCGGTGATATTCAGACGGCCAGTCCGATTTTCCTTCGTAACGAACCGGTAGGCAGTACCTCGACGATTGTTGCCAATATGTTTTTTGAGATGGGAATTCGTCCTTCGAAGAGCATCGCCGGAATTCTTTGCTCCGCCATCCTGTCCGATACGCTGAAATTCAAATCTCCGACCAGTACCTACGTCGACAAGATGACGGCCGAAAAGCTGGCAGAAATAGCCGGGATTGACGATATGGACAAGTACGCCAATCAAATGTTCAAAGAAGGCTCTTCTCTGCAGGGAAAAACACTAAAGGAGATATTTTATCAGGATTTTAAAGATTATACCTTTGGCAAATACAGGGTTGGAATCGGGCAGGTCTTCACCATGGACAGGGAAAAGATCTCGGAGATGGAAGATTCGCTGATTGCGTTCATGAAACAGCTTTGTGCCGAAAAAGGCTACCATTTGCTGATGCTTTTTGTGACCGATATTCTTGACCAGGCCTCAGAAGTCTTATTTTCCGGAGAAGAAAAAGAATTAATCTCGCTTGCTTTTAACGTTGATCTGGGTGAAAACAGCGTCTGCCTGCCCGGCATCGTTTCCAGAAAGAAACAGGTTGTTCCTTTAATTTCAGCGGCTGTTGACAAATGA
- a CDS encoding DUF445 domain-containing protein, translated as MNLIQIAAGPIIGAIIGYVTNYIAVKMLFRPINPIKIGNWTLPFTPGIFPKRKGQLAKALGNAVGNNLLTSKDVENMFLSENIKNAIVQEIGSSLYEMDEHHTLKNIFAGFVSQDAYQVLREQAENIICSKIMSGVSRMDIGTIIAREGRRAIKEKIHGTMLALMVNDQLIASVASPIGAKVDAYIQENGQDMIRSIVREELAVLENQPLATFMQKIEIEEKHLTGMVDRIYSVFVQKKLGGYIKQFDIAGVVEKKVNDMDVLEIERLVLSVMKNELNAVVNLGALIGFVIGLLNLLLK; from the coding sequence TTATCGGCGCTATAATCGGTTATGTCACAAACTACATTGCGGTTAAGATGCTCTTTCGGCCCATCAACCCGATTAAAATTGGGAATTGGACATTGCCGTTTACTCCCGGCATTTTTCCAAAGAGAAAGGGGCAGCTTGCCAAAGCATTGGGCAATGCGGTCGGGAACAACCTTTTAACCAGTAAAGATGTAGAGAATATGTTCTTGTCAGAAAACATAAAAAACGCAATCGTTCAGGAAATTGGCAGCTCACTTTATGAAATGGATGAGCATCATACTCTAAAAAATATCTTCGCTGGGTTTGTTTCACAGGATGCCTATCAGGTTCTGAGAGAACAAGCCGAAAACATCATTTGCAGCAAGATCATGTCCGGAGTTTCCAGGATGGATATCGGGACAATCATTGCACGGGAGGGCAGAAGAGCAATTAAGGAAAAGATCCATGGGACGATGCTCGCGTTGATGGTCAATGACCAATTGATTGCGTCCGTGGCTTCTCCGATCGGAGCAAAGGTAGATGCATACATCCAGGAAAACGGTCAGGACATGATCCGGTCAATCGTGAGAGAAGAACTGGCGGTTCTTGAGAATCAGCCCTTAGCGACATTCATGCAAAAAATTGAGATTGAGGAGAAACATCTTACCGGTATGGTTGACAGAATCTATTCGGTATTCGTGCAGAAAAAGCTTGGAGGCTATATCAAACAGTTTGATATAGCCGGTGTTGTCGAAAAAAAGGTAAATGATATGGATGTTCTGGAGATTGAGAGACTTGTGCTTTCGGTAATGAAAAACGAGCTGAACGCCGTTGTTAATCTGGGAGCCTTGATTGGTTTCGTGATTGGGCTGTTGAACTTATTGTTAAAATAA